The Metopolophium dirhodum isolate CAU chromosome 4, ASM1992520v1, whole genome shotgun sequence DNA window TACCGAATCTTTTTTTCCCTTTTCATCAGATCCACTGTGAGATGAGCAAGATgacgatttatttttttctgatttctaaataaatattaaataaatattaaaatatcaatgttaggtatgttttttaaactattttttttctaaaatcatctcaaaaaatgtagtattttcaataattattattatataatactacctatataaaattatattattttagcttaTAAATCAATACCGACAAACTGCATAAAACGAGTATAGTAAATAGTTTGAAAttagtcgaaatatttttaaaataaatggaaaattataatattataatgatggtgAAAAATGTCTTgccctaataatttattatcttaccGAATCCTTTTTCCCCTCTTCGTCAGATTCGCTGTCTGATGAACAAGatgaagatttatttttttctgatttctaaataaatcaaaattcaatatttaaatgttaataaatgtatactgtataatagattttgaaaaatatttaccccAACTTCACGATTttctacattattttttgaatcgGAGCACATGCTTTTCTTACCctaaatatgtattacataataaactaagataaatatatatttatatgttgaaaaaaaaacagggGAAAGCTGTATAGTAAATTGCttttgattgttttttaatcactaagtagataactattaaaatggatgtgttaaatataaataaattcaatgataaataatactattatttttaatagatacctaccaaaaattattctaaattaaaacgATGTGTCAGAGTATAGActgaattaaataggtatttaataatatatttttataactatagtgattttttcaattagttatatgGTACAAATAGGTTGAACTATTTTTTCCAATAAATatctcaaatattatatttttggttattataatatgatataatatttatgtattttaacttCTTAGTCAAAACCAACATACTTTGGATTATATTGTGAATAGGTTcgtgtaaaaaaatatcttgaaattataaaaacattacaatagtgaacataataaaataagttaaatattttatttatatgatgaAAAAAATGGAGGCATTTTGTACATTATGATGATTTTGAGCGTTTTTCACCAGTAGATCACTATtataatgaatgtgttaaatataaatttaatgataaaaaattaataatattttactaatattttagtaaaaatattctgAATGGTGACGGCGCGGCAGCgtctaattcaaaaaaatattgtataaaatgttaatatattttatattattataatatttctttcaatttttaataagtcATCTAGTTATAAGTCGACTGTTGTCCCAAAAacatcacaaatattatattcttaattattataatattaatgtatcatattatactattttatgtaataacttataagacaCCCAATACCGACATACTGCATAATATCATGTGTAataaattgcttaaaattagtcaaattatttttaaagtgtataaaaattaacattaaagtAATAATGGTGAACATGTTCAAGTCCGAATATTTATCTTACAGAATCCATATTTTCCGCTTCTTCAGATTCACTTTGTGATGAGTAATATGAAGATCCCTTTTTTTCTGAATTctgaataaatacaaaattaatattaaaacattgatgctatgttttttttaaactaactttTCCTAAACACATCTCCAATACTTTATtctttataatgattattgttacaatactGTAAAATGTCGtattattttaacctataaATCAAAACCCACATATTgcgtattcaaaatattttggaagtgcgaataaaattaaattttaataataatataatggtgaaAGTTTTATcctacagaatttttttttaccctttCATTTGTTTCGCTTTGTGATGAGCTAGATGAAGATTCCATCATTTCTGTTTcctaaataaacacaaaataaatattaaaaatgaataggcACCTTTTATGAATatacactacataatattatatggtgaaAATATTTACCCCAACTTCGCGATTTTCTAAATTTGTTTGTGAATCAGAGcacgtacattttttattctaaatatacattacaatattacataataaaataagaaaaagttgtttttgtaatttaaaaaaaaaaataggttataataaaatattattttttaatgcatcaaaaaaatcattgtttttttcATGCAAATAATCCTTACGTACTcagcaaaaacaaaaatatataagctaAAACTTTTACTAATAATGttctgacatattatataataatataatatatggtaatgTTATGTACTTACAGAAACACATCGTTTAACTAACGATGGTACAGAATCTGAATTAACGGCTTGATCAACAGGATTTACTTCAGGTATTTGTGGGATCGTCATATGTTTTATTGTACTATCTCGTTTCATTAAATTCCTTCGATTTATTAGATTTGTAGCTAAACGATCTGGTGACATTATTATATCACTTCTTCTTGCTAAATTTGGATAAATACCATCACCTCCAGACAAGTCTAGTCCACTTGCAACAGGATTTACTTCAGGTATTTGTGGGATCGTCATATGTTTTATTGTACTATCTCGTTTCATTAAATTCCTTCGATTTATTAGATTTGTAGCTAAACGATCTGGTGACATTATTATATCACTTCTTCTTGCTAAATTTGGATAAATACCATCACCTCCAGACAAGTCTAGTCCACTTGCAACAGGATTTACTTCAGGTATTTGTGGGATCGTCATATGTTTTATTGTACTATCTCGTTTCATTAAATTCCTTCGATTCATTAGATTTGTAGCTAAACGATCTGGTGACATTATATCACTTCTTCTTGCTAAATTTGGATAAATACCATCACCTCCAGACAAGTCTAGTCCACTTGCAACAGGATTTACTTCAGGTATTTGTGGGATCGTCATATGTTTTATTGTACTATCTCGTTTCATTAAATTCCTTCGATTTATTAGATTTGTAGCTAAACGATCTGGTGACATTATATCACTTCTTCTTGCTAAATTTGGATAAATACCATCACCTCCAGACAAGTCTAGTCCACTTGCAACAGGATTTACTTCAGGTATTTGTGGGATCGTCATATGTTTTATTGTACTATCTCGTTTCATTAAATTCCTTCGATTCATTAGATTTGTAGCTAAACGATCTGGTGACATTATTATATCACTTCTTCTTGCTAAATTTGGATAAATACCATCACCTCCAGACAAGTCTAGTCCACTTGCAACAGGATTTACTTCAGGTATTTGTGGGATCGTCATATGTTTTATTGTACTATCTCGTTTCATTAAATTCCTTCGATTTATTAGATTTGTAGCTAAACGATCTGGTGACATTATATCACTTCTTCTTGCTAAATTTGGATAAATACCATCACCTCCAGACAAGTCTAGTCCACTTGCAACAGGATTTACTTCAGGTATTTGTGGGATCGTCATATGTTTTATTGTACTATCTCGTTTCATTAAATTCCTTCGATTCATTAGATTTGTAGCTAAACGATCTGGTGACATTATTATATCACTTCTTCTTGCTAAATTTGGATAAATACCATCACCTCCAGACAAGTCTAGTCCACTTGCAACAGGATTCACTTCAGGTATTTGTGGGATCGTCATATGTTTTATTGTACTATCTCGTTTCATTAAATTCCTTCGATTTATTAGATTTGTAGCTAAACGATCTGGTGACATTATATCACTTCTTCTTGCTAAATTTGGATAAATACCATCACCTCCAGACAAGTCTAGTCCACTTGCAACAGGATTTACTTCAGGTATTTGTGGGATCGTCATATGTTTTATTGTACTATCTCGTTTCATTAAATTCCTTCGATTCATTAGATTTGTAGCTAAACGATCTGGTGACATTATTATATCACTTCTTCTTGCTAAATTTGGATAAATACCATCACCTCCAGACAAGTCTAGTCCACTTGCAACAGGATTCACTTCAGGTATTTGTGGGATCGTCATATGTTTTATTGTACTATCTCGTTTCATTAAATTCCTTCGATTTATTAGATTTGTAGCTAAACGATCTGGTGACATTATATCACTTCTTCTTGCTAAATTCGGATAAATACCATCACCTCTAGACAAGTCTAGTCCACATGCAACCTACAcagaattacaatttaaatattaataagtcgTTGGATATAAATTATCACTGTCATATCACTATTTGTctatttataactattgtaatGTACGGTGTATAAGTTCATTGAGATAATTAAAGATCAATATgctgttataaataaatttaaaacgttttattgaaaaatatgaataattgtgAAAACATTCATGAAGTCACTATGTTGATATccaactacaaattaatatattgtttcgaGATTTGATTTAATGATAGAGatataatcatttatctaaGACATCAGTATATCAAAgcctaatattttaatgtattgttttataaatatcattaactaATGTACAAATAATGacgtatacctaaataaataataaattaggtaatacatataaacatatgcaatagcaaattttatattaatattatgatatctgataatataatattatttaagtgtaaataattataatgatatttaatattagctcaaataaaaattttatgaatgctattacttattgtttttttttctgtaaagaATGAAAATGAAACGATTGTCTAACTCAGCATAATACAGTCTGTATCTACTATTAtagtctaatattataatataaaaatcaatatgacataatttaatgaacgaacataattttcttaataaaatagaaatcgGTATTTGCCTTTTGCTGAATATCCGCaactaattttttcatttttttattttttttttttttttttgtggccttttattactttatattacatattaacttTGCATTTATCATGACGATAAGTATCTTTAGTATCATGGAGCGTTTTATTCTTTGATGCGTTACCTATGCTGAATTACTATCAACATTTTTGCAAGTGCTTTTGAATTTAGCCGTCCGGTAAATATAATTTGGCTGACAGATATGATAACTCCGCAAGTTTCAGACAATGAAATCTAAAGTTCTTGGGTTTACATAAGAAAGTTGTTTTGAGATGCACAGGATGTTTATTAAACCTTAAAGGATATAGCTGTAGAACTGTATCCTTTTTTCCTCTATTTCGTCCATTACGGCCGGTTTgtgcatttcattttttattttatttcagttagaaattttattttatttctaattttctaCCGGAAATTTGCTATAATCGGCTTTTTGTAATCTTCCAAAAATATTAGCATTCATTGTGCTATAAATTACAACCAGATAAGTACCGACCACAAACTAATGAGTATTTTTTTCACATGATAATTTGAGCTTATTACTCTTCCGTGTCTTAGCCAGTGGTGAGTGGGATATGcctaactaattaaaaatatcatcccTTGACTTTGCTATAGTAATAAACAAAGTCTTCCGATTTTGATCGATATTCATGTGGATTTTAGTTGAAtgcaatttgatttaaaatatagctGTTAAAATTTCGATTAGCTCAAATAATCAGTAAGTGGTATGTAAATATTGATTCaccgttaaatatttaataattattaaacaattactCAATGTGataacaaataatagatataatgtaggtatttagCATAACGTAATAATTCCATCGTGTTTAATCAATATCGCATcatacatacattcatacaGTACCAGCTATCGCACaactattttcaaattcttgttattttttgtaaaattagtttgtattaaaataattttaacacacatttttttactcTGCATGACACATTGTCATGCGTAACATGACGAATTACAATTATACGAACCCTTTTCACCCTACATATAACCACAACTACAGTCATTGCTTAATGTGCGACGCAAACTTGAATACTAGCAAAAACtttggaaataatattgtttaatttaaatcgtATTACTTTGTGatgtaattgttttatataaaatatctaacgCAAAATAGTTTTCTATAAAGAAGGGTTTGAATTTGACTTACAATTGGCTTCTCGTGTACACATcggtgataaaaatattaataaatatatttatctatggATTGCTGAAATTAAAGTAGTACCTACAGTTCAGGAATCTTTTTTTCAAGGTTAATGTAAGCCTATACAGAAttcatagaaaaattatttgggcgaaaaatattatgaatttgaaatGTCAAAAGTTTgagtgtacaaaaaaaaatgtatgcattgcagtaatttttatattcttcgaaaattatttattattttgatttatatttcatccctcaattttatacaataccgtgaaatgtattgtattaatattgtattctatcaaataataaaattataatattgtctcataatatttcaatttcacGGAgtcatatttcattaaaaatgtatagaagtaaatgtttatttaaattctagttattaatttcatatttttaaaatgcaatacgATGCAAAACAATGAACTTTCAGACAtacttaaaaactttaaatctaTCACATtcgaaatcaaatatttttttaaattataattcttaacgtctatttcatatttcttatgtttttatttttttttcaattgttactTGATGAACGATATTTTTGATGTATTAATGATTCATTAACCGTGGACTAATCTTGCGGGTAAGGCTTAAagtagttattattgttttaattatttgacaATTCAAGATtttcacacatttttatttgaatgttatcttaaaagaaataataatcattaaaatagtagggaactccaaaatattatttcatcctttattttctgtataaacattatttcagtgaaaaaaaattaaaacttgtaaaacgtagaaaaacaaatcaattaGATACGCAAAAAATAAAcctaccaaattattttgatccTGAAAGTGTGCTCCTAGATTCatctgattttttttcattttatcaaactgaatatttaaattatgataataatctaATGAGTAGATTATATCATGCAactacaacacaatattatgtgagTTTGATTTTTACATTGACGATAGTTGTGAaagttttaatgatatataatatatatttaatagtattattcaaaatattattaaattgaatgtttgatggttatttttaaattatgagtaatatgaaaaatgtgtacatattggtttttagatacatttttattatattttagaactaCTTTTCGTGTTGAAAAAGTACGTAGATACCTActccataaaaattatttatagaacctacctggctacctacctttaaaaatcaaaaacaaagcctagataataattaattttttgaacaattattgattattcctgtataatattttcttttaaacatGGGTATAATCAAAAACTACTGACACTAACTGACTGAGGCTATCAAGTATACTGATGATAGTCTTATCAATGTTTTTCCTGtcctactttttaatattactatggttttcacaaaaattaaaaaagtataggtacttataatataattatttgaagagtctttatttttatttaattataatttaaatatttaatcatatattatgtactatatctAAAATACCTCTATAATcctaaaaaataacttttttatataaaaacgaaCGAAATATACAATTGGTACCTACATTTGAaaacacttattatattatttttacgagtTATCTGACTTCGCGAAAAATAAcaagtttcaaaataaataaagcaTTTTAAAGTTCTGTgcaatgttttgaattttaaataagacttcatcgtcgtaaattttaaatttaatatgagtATGCCATTttgcttaatttatttttcataacttaaataaaaaatgtaattcgtatttttattatttaattgcatttaaatttcattattaattattcattaactatacaatatttatattatgtgcttatatattttaaataatataagtaggtacatttattatttatagaaaataataatgtgtcaatatttttctagaatatacttaaaaataaaatacaaattccaaaaataattttaaattgcagagtttaggttaggttaggtgtaagttcaatatttatcataacaatacaatattacaaatcaGTAGATTTCAAACTTTATacctatttagatatttataaaataatgggtACCTATTTTGAATGTTATTGATATACCTAACTACTACTAAAATTAACTGCAGTTATTTTACTGAAAACcgttacttataataatatatttaactacaataagctgttaataaattatatatgactTTACTTACGGTAAAACCGATTgccaaaaccaaaaaaactgCACTCAAACTCATTGTGTATAATTGTGGtcggatttaaatttaatataatttatcaacatataatataacaccacTGTAGCTTGACCACCAAGTGTCGAATCATGTGATGTCCATGGGTTTATATACATGAAAACAATTAGCTGCAGgtgatattaaacaaattattttgttttgtttaattaagcaagttttatttgttttgttaattttcaTCACACTTGACTAATATTTTTCAGTGTAAATACAACTAAAACCTGAGTACACGTCAaattcgtaattattatttttatatacgtcatataaaGTGTGTGCCCTTACTGTCtatgacatattttttatacgaatagataaaaatgtaattattgtgaattatgtgtaatacattttgttttattttatatgattaatgtaaaaaaaaataattaaaaatagattaaaaataataataaaatcggtaaaacattaaaataatgcttttttcaaatttgtattcattctagttaaacaaaaaatatattaattaagtattaaagtactttatggtacctacctattaattggaaattattttaaatctgtattcaaacatacaataaattattaatttacttcattattttgtttaatataatgaagcctattattattaatattataaagtcaaAAAATGTATGGAATTGCGCTTTTGGTCTGCTGAAGGTTGAACGAAATATTTAAACTTCACCTAAAGGCTAAATTTTAGActctaaaatatgtatgaagGTTATAACTACTATAGTGTACGGTTTaataacagtaggtacctaataactatCTGTCTGATAACCATATAATACTATTAGGTAT harbors:
- the LOC132942519 gene encoding uncharacterized protein DDB_G0283357-like isoform X7; its protein translation is MSLSAVFLVLAIGFTVACGLDLSRGDGIYPNLARRSDIMSPDRLATNLINRRNLMKRDSTIKHMTIPQIPEVNPVASGLDLSGGDGIYPNLARRSDIIMSPDRLATNLMNRRNLMKRDSTIKHMTIPQIPEVNPVASGLDLSGGDGIYPNLARRSDIMSPDRLATNLINRRNLMKRDSTIKHMTIPQIPEVNPVASGLDLSGGDGIYPNLARRSDIIMSPDRLATNLMNRRNLMKRDSTIKHMTIPQIPEVNPVASGLDLSGGDGIYPNLARRSDIMSPDRLATNLINRRNLMKRDSTIKHMTIPQIPEVNPVASGLDLSGGDGIYPNLARRSDIIMSPDRLATNLMNRRNLMKRDSTIKHMTIPQIPEVNPVASGLDLSGGDGIYPNLARRSDIMSPDRLATNLINRRNLMKRDSTIKHMTIPQIPEVNPVASGLDLSGGDGIYPNLARRSDIMSPDRLATNLMNRRNLMKRDSTIKHMTIPQIPEVNPVASGLDLSGGDGIYPNLARRSDIIMSPDRLATNLINRRNLMKRDSTIKHMTIPQIPEVNPVASGLDLSGGDGIYPNLARRSDIIMSPDRLATNLINRRNLMKRDSTIKHMTIPQIPEVNPVDQAVNSDSVPSLVKRCVSNKKCTCSDSQTNLENREVGETEMMESSSSSSQSETNERNSEKKGSSYYSSQSESEEAENMDSGKKSMCSDSKNNVENREVGKSEKNKSSSCSSDSESDEEGKKDSKSEKNKSSSCSSHSGSDEKGKKDSKSEKKKSSSRSLDNESNEKGKKDSKSEKNKSCSCSSDNGSDENGKKDSKSEKKKSSSRSLDNESDEKGKKDSKSEKKKSSSCSSDNGSDEKGKKDSKSEKKKSSSRSLDNESDEKGKKDSKSEKKKSSSCSSDNGSDEKGKKDSKSEKNKSCSCSSDNGSDENGKKDSKSEKKKSSSRSLDNESDEKGKKDSKSEKKKSSSCSSDNGSDEKGKKDSKSEKNKSCSCSSDNGSDENGKKDSKSEKKKSSSRSLDNESDEKGKKDSKSEKKKSSSCSSDNGSDEKGKKDSKSEKKKSSSCSSDNGSDEKGKKDSNSEKKKSSSCSSDSGSVEKGKKDSKSEKKKSSSCSSDNGSNEKGKKDSKSEKKKSSSCSSDSESDEKGKKNSKSDKKKSSSCSSENGSDGKGKNDSGKKCMSSDSKTNVENREVGKQEKNKSSSCSSHSGSEKTGKQDSRSNSEEEEEEENGQMKGNTRTYSESNTEEENRAIMKNENKKSSSTSSRNENGKCGTNGSSVGRSYSDEENREMMNNQQNNYSETDTDEQDNELMLNEKNKSSSSLSHSGSGQNGKNKSDRKNNKSSSSMTRYGSGNEEINNSINRKDDTSSSSSRCGCGKNAVNQSGLEYSSSESEADEEMTESMKKQQNESSLTSSSGYQRSIAESNSARGESNKMMKKEKSLASLPYSQGGENAMEKANMEQSKSSSTRISEGKKEMNTATQKSESNQIERNLNYSKNDSEEEEEDYSKCDCQ
- the LOC132942519 gene encoding homeobox protein 2-like isoform X22, producing the protein MSLSAVFLVLAIGFTVACGLDLSRGDGIYPNLARRSDIMSPDRLATNLINRRNLMKRDSTIKHMTIPQIPEVNPVASGLDLSGGDGIYPNLARRSDIIMSPDRLATNLMNRRNLMKRDSTIKHMTIPQIPEVNPVASGLDLSGGDGIYPNLARRSDIMSPDRLATNLINRRNLMKRDSTIKHMTIPQIPEVNPVASGLDLSGGDGIYPNLARRSDIIMSPDRLATNLMNRRNLMKRDSTIKHMTIPQIPEVNPVASGLDLSGGDGIYPNLARRSDIMSPDRLATNLINRRNLMKRDSTIKHMTIPQIPEVNPVASGLDLSGGDGIYPNLARRSDIIMSPDRLATNLMNRRNLMKRDSTIKHMTIPQIPEVNPVASGLDLSGGDGIYPNLARRSDIMSPDRLATNLINRRNLMKRDSTIKHMTIPQIPEVNPVASGLDLSGGDGIYPNLARRSDIMSPDRLATNLMNRRNLMKRDSTIKHMTIPQIPEVNPVASGLDLSGGDGIYPNLARRSDIIMSPDRLATNLINRRNLMKRDSTIKHMTIPQIPEVNPVASGLDLSGGDGIYPNLARRSDIIMSPDRLATNLINRRNLMKRDSTIKHMTIPQIPEVNPVDQAVNSDSVPSLVKRCVSNKKCTCSDSQTNLENREVGETEMMESSSSSSQSETNERNSEKKGSSYYSSQSESEEAENMDSGKKSMCSDSKNNVENREVGKSEKNKSSSCSSDSESDEEGKKDSKSEKNKSSSCSSHSGSDEKGKKDSKSEKKKSSSRSLDNESNEKGKKDSKSEKNKSCSCSSDNGSDENGKKDSKSEKKKSSSRSLDNESDEKGKKDSKSEKKKSSSCSSDNGSDEKGKKDSKSEKNKSCSCSSDNGSDENGKKDSKSEKKKSSSCSSDNGSDEKGKKDSKSEKKKSSSRSLDNESDEKGKKDSKSEKKKSSSCSSDNGSDEKGKKDSKSEKNKSCSCSSDNGSDENGKKDSKSEKKKSSSRSLDNESDEKGKKDSKSEKKKSSSCSSDNGSDEKGKKDSKSEKKKSSSCSSDNGSDEKGKKDSNSEKKKSSSCSSDSGSVEKGKKDSKSEKKKSSSCSSDNGSNEKGKKDSKSEKKKSSSCSSDSESDEKGKKNSKSDKKKSSSCSSENGSDGKGKNDSGKKCMSSDSKTNVENREVGKQEKNKSSSCSSHSGSEKTGKQDSRSNSEEEEEEENGQMKGNTRTYSESNTEEENRAIMKNENKKSSSTSSRNENGKCGTNGSSVGRSYSDEENREMMNNQQNNYSETDTDEQDNELMLNEKNKSSSSLSHSGSGQNGKNKSDRKNNKSSSSMTRYGSGNEEINNSINRKDDTSSSSSRCGCGKNAVNQSGLEYSSSESEADEEMTESMKKQQNESSLTSSSGYQRSIAESNSARGESNKMMKKEKSLASLPYSQGGENAMEKANMEQSKSSSTRISEGKKEMNTATQKSESNQIERNLNYSKNDSEEEEEDYSKCDCQ
- the LOC132942519 gene encoding uncharacterized protein DDB_G0283357-like isoform X14; this translates as MSLSAVFLVLAIGFTVACGLDLSRGDGIYPNLARRSDIMSPDRLATNLINRRNLMKRDSTIKHMTIPQIPEVNPVASGLDLSGGDGIYPNLARRSDIIMSPDRLATNLMNRRNLMKRDSTIKHMTIPQIPEVNPVASGLDLSGGDGIYPNLARRSDIMSPDRLATNLINRRNLMKRDSTIKHMTIPQIPEVNPVASGLDLSGGDGIYPNLARRSDIIMSPDRLATNLMNRRNLMKRDSTIKHMTIPQIPEVNPVASGLDLSGGDGIYPNLARRSDIMSPDRLATNLINRRNLMKRDSTIKHMTIPQIPEVNPVASGLDLSGGDGIYPNLARRSDIIMSPDRLATNLMNRRNLMKRDSTIKHMTIPQIPEVNPVASGLDLSGGDGIYPNLARRSDIMSPDRLATNLINRRNLMKRDSTIKHMTIPQIPEVNPVASGLDLSGGDGIYPNLARRSDIMSPDRLATNLMNRRNLMKRDSTIKHMTIPQIPEVNPVASGLDLSGGDGIYPNLARRSDIIMSPDRLATNLINRRNLMKRDSTIKHMTIPQIPEVNPVASGLDLSGGDGIYPNLARRSDIIMSPDRLATNLINRRNLMKRDSTIKHMTIPQIPEVNPVDQAVNSDSVPSLVKRCVSNKKCTCSDSQTNLENREVGETEMMESSSSSSQSETNERNSEKKGSSYYSSQSESEEAENMDSGKKSMCSDSKNNVENREVGKSEKNKSSSCSSDSESDEEGKKDSKSEKNKSSSCSSHSGSDEKGKKDSKSEKNKSCSCSSDNGSDENGKKDSKSEKKKSSSRSLDNESDEKGKKDSKSEKKKSSSCSSDNGSDEKGKKDSKSEKNKSCSCSSDNGSDENGKKDSKSEKKKSSSRSLDNESDEKGKKDSKSEKKKSSSCSSDNGSDEKGKKDSKSEKNKSCSCSSDNGSDENGKKDSKSEKKKSSSRSLDNESDEKGKKDSKSEKKKSSSCSSDNGSDEKGKKDSKSEKNKSCSCSSDNGSDENGKKDSKSEKKKSSSRSLDNESDEKGKKDSKSEKKKSSSCSSDNGSDEKGKKDSKSEKKKSSSCSSDNGSDEKGKKDSNSEKKKSSSCSSDSGSVEKGKKDSKSEKKKSSSCSSDNGSNEKGKKDSKSEKKKSSSCSSDSESDEKGKKNSKSDKKKSSSCSSENGSDGKGKNDSGKKCMSSDSKTNVENREVGKQEKNKSSSCSSHSGSEKTGKQDSRSNSEEEEEEENGQMKGNTRTYSESNTEEENRAIMKNENKKSSSTSSRNENGKCGTNGSSVGRSYSDEENREMMNNQQNNYSETDTDEQDNELMLNEKNKSSSSLSHSGSGQNGKNKSDRKNNKSSSSMTRYGSGNEEINNSINRKDDTSSSSSRCGCGKNAVNQSGLEYSSSESEADEEMTESMKKQQNESSLTSSSGYQRSIAESNSARGESNKMMKKEKSLASLPYSQGGENAMEKANMEQSKSSSTRISEGKKEMNTATQKSESNQIERNLNYSKNDSEEEEEDYSKCDCQ
- the LOC132942519 gene encoding homeobox protein 2-like isoform X16; the protein is MSLSAVFLVLAIGFTVACGLDLSRGDGIYPNLARRSDIMSPDRLATNLINRRNLMKRDSTIKHMTIPQIPEVNPVASGLDLSGGDGIYPNLARRSDIIMSPDRLATNLMNRRNLMKRDSTIKHMTIPQIPEVNPVASGLDLSGGDGIYPNLARRSDIMSPDRLATNLINRRNLMKRDSTIKHMTIPQIPEVNPVASGLDLSGGDGIYPNLARRSDIIMSPDRLATNLMNRRNLMKRDSTIKHMTIPQIPEVNPVASGLDLSGGDGIYPNLARRSDIMSPDRLATNLINRRNLMKRDSTIKHMTIPQIPEVNPVASGLDLSGGDGIYPNLARRSDIIMSPDRLATNLMNRRNLMKRDSTIKHMTIPQIPEVNPVASGLDLSGGDGIYPNLARRSDIMSPDRLATNLINRRNLMKRDSTIKHMTIPQIPEVNPVASGLDLSGGDGIYPNLARRSDIMSPDRLATNLMNRRNLMKRDSTIKHMTIPQIPEVNPVASGLDLSGGDGIYPNLARRSDIIMSPDRLATNLINRRNLMKRDSTIKHMTIPQIPEVNPVASGLDLSGGDGIYPNLARRSDIIMSPDRLATNLINRRNLMKRDSTIKHMTIPQIPEVNPVDQAVNSDSVPSLVKRCVSNKKCTCSDSQTNLENREVGETEMMESSSSSSQSETNERNSEKKGSSYYSSQSESEEAENMDSGKKSMCSDSKNNVENREVGKSEKNKSSSCSSDSESDEEGKKDSKSEKNKSSSCSSHSGSDEKGKKDSKSEKKKSSSRSLDNESNEKGKKDSKSEKNKSCSCSSDNGSDENGKKDSKSEKKKSSSRSLDNESDEKGKKDSKSEKKKSSSCSSDNGSDEKGKKDSKSEKNKSCSCSSDNGSDENGKKDSKSEKKKSSSRSLDNESDEKGKKDSKSEKKKSSSCSSDNGSDEKGKKDSKSEKNKSCSCSSDNGSDENGKKDSKSEKKKSSSRSLDNESDEKGKKDSKSEKKKSSSCSSDNGSDEKGKKDSKSEKNKSCSCSSDNGSDENGKKDSKSEKKKSSSCSSDNGSDEKGKKDSKSEKKKSSSCSSDNGSDEKGKKDSNSEKKKSSSCSSDSGSVEKGKKDSKSEKKKSSSCSSDNGSNEKGKKDSKSEKKKSSSCSSDSESDEKGKKNSKSDKKKSSSCSSENGSDGKGKNDSGKKCMSSDSKTNVENREVGKQEKNKSSSCSSHSGSEKTGKQDSRSNSEEEEEEENGQMKGNTRTYSESNTEEENRAIMKNENKKSSSTSSRNENGKCGTNGSSVGRSYSDEENREMMNNQQNNYSETDTDEQDNELMLNEKNKSSSSLSHSGSGQNGKNKSDRKNNKSSSSMTRYGSGNEEINNSINRKDDTSSSSSRCGCGKNAVNQSGLEYSSSESEADEEMTESMKKQQNESSLTSSSGYQRSIAESNSARGESNKMMKKEKSLASLPYSQGGENAMEKANMEQSKSSSTRISEGKKEMNTATQKSESNQIERNLNYSKNDSEEEEEDYSKCDCQ